CGAAACTGACGTGGTCGCCTCCGTTTACCCGGATGGGATTCATACGGTCATCGCCGATGAGCTTGCCGATCACGGGTTCGAGACGCGGACGGCCACCCTCGATGAACCGGAACACGGGTTGAGCGAGACCGTTCTCGAGGAGACGGACGTGTTGACGTGGTGGGGCCACGACGCTCACGAGGAGGTCAGCGATGCGGTGGTTGAGCGCGTTCACGAACGCGTCCTCGAAGGCATGGGACTGATCGTCCTCCACTCGGGTCATTACTCGAAGATCTTTCGGCGACTGCTTGGCACGAGTTGCTCGCTCAAGTGGCGCGAAGCAGCCGAAACCGAACGACTGTGGGTCGTTGAGCCGAGCCATCCGATCGCAGAGGGTCTTCCCGAGTACGTCGAGCTATCCGAAGCGGAGATGTACGGGGAGCGCTTCGATGTTCCGCCACCGGAGACGCTCGTGTTTCTTTCGTGGTTCGAAGGCGGGGAACTGTTCCGGTCGGGCTGTTGTTACACCCGGGGACGCGGACGCATCTTCTATTTCCGTCCCGGCCACGAAACGTATCCGATCTACCACCAGGAGACCGTACAGCAGATTCTCGCCAACGCCGTCGCGTGGGCTGCACCCGGTGACGGCCCGGTCTCGACGTTTGGCAACAGTGACCCGATCGAGCCGATCGACACGACCGACGACCGGACCGTCCACTGA
The sequence above is drawn from the Halocatena salina genome and encodes:
- a CDS encoding ThuA domain-containing protein, whose protein sequence is MTTVTVWNEYRHERETDVVASVYPDGIHTVIADELADHGFETRTATLDEPEHGLSETVLEETDVLTWWGHDAHEEVSDAVVERVHERVLEGMGLIVLHSGHYSKIFRRLLGTSCSLKWREAAETERLWVVEPSHPIAEGLPEYVELSEAEMYGERFDVPPPETLVFLSWFEGGELFRSGCCYTRGRGRIFYFRPGHETYPIYHQETVQQILANAVAWAAPGDGPVSTFGNSDPIEPIDTTDDRTVH